The following is a genomic window from Caldicellulosiruptor danielii.
ATTGTGCTGTCAACAAGGGAGTCTCCTCAGCTTCGCGATGCTTTGATTGATGTTTGCATAACCAAGATGTCGGCAGGCTCTAAAACTACAGTAGGTGGGTATGCAAAAGAGAAAGATGAAGATGCTGAGGCTCAGTTTGAGGTGGAAGATAGAAGAAGTGTATCTGAGGTTGTAGATGTTATAATTAAAAAAGGACTTCGGCCCGAGTTTACAAACTGGGTAAAGGGTGTGAAAAGTGCATGAGCTTATTTGACCTGATGCTGAAAAACTACTTTGATGAAAAGATGCTTGAAAAACTCTCAAAAGTGAAGATTCTTGTCATTGGCTGTGGCGGGCTTGGTTCTAACATTGCAGTTATGCTTGTAAGAAGTGGCGTTAAAAACCTCACAATAGTTGACTTTGACAAGGTAGACATCTCAAACCTCAACAGACAAAACTACTTCTTCTACCAGACAGGGCAAGAAAAAGTGTCAGCGCTCAAAGACATTCTTGAAAAGATAAACCCGTATGTGGCTGTGAAGGCTTTGAATATGAAAATTGATGAGTCAAACATAGACGATTTGATTTTGCAGCATGACATAATTGTTGAGGCGGTTGACGGCGAGCAGACAAAAATGCTCATCTTCAAAAAAGCCATTGATCATGGCAAGAAAGTTGTTTTAGCATCTGGCGTTGCAGGGTTTGGCGATTGTGAGAATATCAAAATCAAGCGTGGCAAGAACTTTTCAGTTGTGGGCGATTTTGTAACATCAATCAAAGAGAAAAAACCTCTTGCACCAAAGGTAATGGCAGTTGCTGCTATGCAGGCTGATGAGGTTTTGAGGATGGTGAGTGAACTTGAATAAAGAAGAGAAGCTGCAGCTTTTTAAAAATTACAACATCTATGGTCTTACTGCTGAAAAATTTTCAAATGGAAGGTCGAATATAGAGGTTGTAAAAGCAATGCTTGAG
Proteins encoded in this region:
- the thiF gene encoding sulfur carrier protein ThiS adenylyltransferase ThiF, whose amino-acid sequence is MSLFDLMLKNYFDEKMLEKLSKVKILVIGCGGLGSNIAVMLVRSGVKNLTIVDFDKVDISNLNRQNYFFYQTGQEKVSALKDILEKINPYVAVKALNMKIDESNIDDLILQHDIIVEAVDGEQTKMLIFKKAIDHGKKVVLASGVAGFGDCENIKIKRGKNFSVVGDFVTSIKEKKPLAPKVMAVAAMQADEVLRMVSELE